In Deltaproteobacteria bacterium, a genomic segment contains:
- the rpmA gene encoding 50S ribosomal protein L27 gives MAHKKGQGSTRNGRDSNGQRRGVKMFAGELARAGNIIVRQLGTRIHPGKNVGMGRDYTLFAKIDGLIQYERVGKDRKQVHVYPL, from the coding sequence ATGGCGCATAAGAAAGGTCAGGGCAGCACGCGCAACGGGCGCGACAGCAACGGACAACGCCGTGGGGTGAAGATGTTCGCCGGTGAGCTGGCGCGTGCCGGCAACATCATCGTGCGCCAATTGGGCACCCGCATCCACCCTGGCAAGAACGTCGGCATGGGCCGTGACTACACGCTCTTCGCCAAGATCGACGGGCTGATTCAGTACGAACGGGTCGGGAAGGACCGCAAACAGGTCCACGTCTACCCCCTGTAG
- the rplU gene encoding 50S ribosomal protein L21, producing the protein MNYAIIRTGGKQYRVTPGDVIQVEKLSGDAGSPVEFGEVLMASGGGNVQVGNPLVAGARVTGEIVRQSKSKKILVFKKKRRKNYRRHQGHRQLQTSVRVTGIEAGGSHGA; encoded by the coding sequence ATGAACTATGCCATCATCCGCACCGGCGGCAAGCAGTATCGCGTAACCCCGGGCGACGTTATCCAAGTCGAGAAGCTGAGCGGTGACGCCGGCAGCCCGGTCGAGTTCGGCGAGGTGCTGATGGCCTCCGGCGGGGGCAACGTGCAGGTCGGCAATCCCCTGGTAGCGGGGGCGCGAGTCACCGGCGAAATCGTGCGGCAGAGCAAGAGCAAGAAGATCTTGGTGTTCAAGAAGAAGCGGCGCAAGAACTATCGCCGGCATCAGGGCCACCGCCAGCTGCAAACCAGCGTGCGGGTGACCGGTATCGAAGCGGGAGGAAGCCATGGCGCATAA